One Methanobacteriaceae archaeon DNA window includes the following coding sequences:
- a CDS encoding YIP1 family protein, whose amino-acid sequence MKENILRIFEGMAEVLVVPEKFFQKTLEDKKPMNGLYFLIFFAALLGFMAGGLSSNFLVAIIFAVLLIVLAVIKTLIWAIISYLVAIFIFKGEGDFKNTFGLFGFISVSYLLGIFGLATLMLTGSVFSSFLLGLLMIIWMVVIAAVAVDAEHKIGIGKSFLSVMGIPALIIIVISLILGVL is encoded by the coding sequence TTGAAAGAAAATATCCTGAGAATTTTTGAGGGGATGGCAGAAGTTCTTGTGGTGCCAGAGAAATTCTTCCAGAAAACCCTGGAAGATAAAAAACCGATGAATGGTCTTTATTTTTTGATTTTCTTTGCAGCGTTACTGGGTTTCATGGCCGGAGGACTTTCAAGCAACTTTTTAGTGGCAATTATTTTCGCAGTGTTACTTATTGTACTGGCTGTGATAAAAACACTAATATGGGCAATTATAAGTTACTTAGTTGCTATTTTTATTTTTAAGGGTGAAGGTGACTTTAAAAATACCTTTGGACTTTTTGGTTTTATTTCTGTTTCCTATTTACTGGGGATTTTTGGACTGGCAACTTTGATGCTGACAGGTTCAGTGTTCTCATCGTTTTTATTAGGTTTATTAATGATTATCTGGATGGTAGTCATTGCTGCAGTAGCTGTAGATGCTGAACACAAAATAGGGATAGGCAAATCATTCCTATCAGTCATGGGAATTCCTGCCCTGATTATTATTGTGATAAGTCTTATACTGGGGGTTTTATAG
- a CDS encoding GMC family oxidoreductase, whose protein sequence is MRNIIIVGSGAGGATIARELTISGFKVTILEKGRSVSPDKSYECYDNLDVGVELLKTTCLGGTTLVTAGNAVRTCQEDFKKIGINLDKEFQEVESELHVGTLPPSHFGEGTLKIMEASASMGLSMEKMPKFINPLECIPCGKCSMGCPRNAKWTSLNYLDEALEFGARIIHNSPVNELIINNNQVTGVRCHKQEYNADLVILCAGAIETPRLLSSAGLEAGRHLFVDTFVTVGGVLRGIDFYKEVSMNALYKGDGFILAPHYSGLLTSRFEKHGFKEKDVLGMMVKIKDERDGYVEKYRVVKNNTSHDIGLIARGSALAGSILTRAGVDPATLVSTPARGAHPGGTAAMGEVVDKNLETEIEGLYVCDASVLPRAPGAPPVLTILALAKRLANHIKTIG, encoded by the coding sequence ATGAGAAACATAATAATTGTAGGTTCAGGGGCGGGCGGAGCGACCATTGCCAGGGAACTGACTATTAGCGGGTTTAAAGTGACTATTCTGGAGAAAGGAAGATCTGTTTCCCCTGATAAATCCTATGAATGTTATGATAATCTTGATGTGGGTGTTGAACTTCTGAAAACCACCTGTCTGGGTGGAACCACCCTGGTCACAGCAGGAAACGCTGTTCGTACCTGCCAGGAGGATTTTAAAAAAATAGGAATCAACCTTGATAAAGAATTCCAAGAAGTGGAAAGTGAACTACATGTAGGAACACTTCCCCCATCACACTTTGGTGAGGGTACCTTGAAAATAATGGAAGCCTCTGCTTCTATGGGACTAAGCATGGAGAAAATGCCTAAATTTATCAACCCCCTGGAATGTATTCCCTGTGGTAAATGCTCAATGGGTTGCCCACGGAATGCTAAATGGACTTCACTTAACTATCTCGATGAAGCACTAGAATTTGGTGCCCGAATAATTCATAATTCACCCGTTAATGAGCTTATCATTAATAATAACCAAGTTACGGGTGTTAGATGTCACAAACAGGAATACAACGCAGATCTGGTAATTTTGTGTGCTGGAGCTATTGAAACCCCTCGATTGCTTAGTTCTGCAGGTTTAGAGGCTGGAAGGCATCTTTTTGTGGATACATTTGTAACTGTGGGAGGAGTGCTCAGAGGCATAGATTTTTACAAAGAAGTTTCCATGAATGCATTGTATAAAGGAGATGGATTCATACTTGCACCACATTATTCAGGTTTACTTACATCCAGGTTCGAAAAACACGGCTTCAAAGAGAAGGATGTGCTGGGAATGATGGTGAAGATTAAAGATGAAAGGGATGGTTATGTTGAAAAATACCGTGTAGTGAAAAATAACACATCCCATGATATAGGTCTTATTGCTAGAGGTTCAGCCCTTGCTGGTTCTATCCTTACAAGAGCTGGAGTTGATCCAGCCACCCTTGTTTCAACCCCAGCCAGAGGAGCACATCCCGGGGGAACCGCAGCAATGGGTGAAGTAGTAGATAAAAATCTGGAAACAGAAATAGAAGGCCTTTATGTATGCGATGCCAGTGTTCTTCCCAGAGCACCGGGTGCACCACCAGTTTTAACTATTCTAGCACTGGCTAAACGACTTGCAAACCATATTAAGACCATAGGTTAG
- a CDS encoding metal-dependent transcriptional regulator produces the protein MRVNSKKITRSVEDYLEAMYSLEKGQGTIRVKDVAQTLGVKPPSVVEAVKKLSNMDLVSYERYGTIKLKDEGIRIAEVVNCRHQLIKDFLTLLGVKDSVAEKDACSMEHVMDVSTMYKLRKFIEFVQIHPNASDFMEEFQAYASEENNTK, from the coding sequence ATGAGAGTTAATTCAAAAAAAATCACCCGTAGTGTGGAGGATTATTTAGAAGCTATGTACTCATTGGAAAAAGGCCAAGGAACCATTCGGGTGAAAGACGTAGCACAAACACTGGGAGTCAAGCCTCCAAGTGTAGTAGAAGCAGTTAAAAAACTTTCCAATATGGATCTTGTTTCATATGAACGTTATGGTACTATTAAGTTGAAGGATGAGGGAATCAGGATTGCAGAAGTTGTAAATTGTAGACATCAATTAATTAAAGATTTTCTAACCCTCTTGGGAGTAAAGGATAGTGTTGCTGAGAAAGATGCCTGTTCCATGGAACATGTAATGGATGTGTCCACCATGTATAAATTAAGAAAGTTTATAGAATTTGTTCAAATTCATCCCAATGCCAGTGATTTCATGGAAGAATTCCAAGCATATGCCAGTGAAGAAAATAATACGAAATAA
- a CDS encoding HEAT repeat domain-containing protein has translation MGIFDGTYNPDVEKMEIEGDVKGLIKTLKKGDNKNRALAARAMSRFKDEKVVEALIDALAYDDGDVRWNAARSLGKIGAADATPFLLKILRDEKWYVRQHAAEALGEIGDKRALLPLLESLKDEKIRNSVAIALGRLGDPRAVDHLIDSLKDDDFSFRSAAEEALGMIGDKKAVPVLIEALKDKDVSVRRHAAGALGKIGDERAIKPLLDAMDDEKWYVRLQVEEAIQELNNRLKENQEKEN, from the coding sequence ATGGGGATTTTTGATGGAACTTACAATCCAGATGTGGAAAAAATGGAAATTGAAGGAGATGTTAAGGGCCTGATTAAAACCTTAAAAAAAGGAGATAATAAAAACCGCGCCTTGGCTGCCAGGGCAATGTCCCGGTTTAAAGATGAAAAGGTGGTAGAAGCCCTTATTGATGCTTTGGCTTATGATGATGGTGATGTGCGATGGAATGCTGCAAGATCCCTCGGTAAAATCGGTGCTGCTGATGCAACCCCTTTTCTACTGAAAATCCTTCGCGATGAAAAATGGTATGTGCGCCAACATGCTGCTGAAGCCTTGGGTGAAATTGGGGATAAAAGAGCGCTACTGCCTCTTTTAGAATCCTTGAAAGATGAGAAAATCAGGAACAGCGTGGCAATTGCACTGGGTCGCCTGGGTGATCCCCGCGCAGTGGACCATTTAATAGATTCTCTTAAAGATGATGATTTCAGCTTTCGCAGTGCTGCAGAAGAAGCTTTGGGCATGATAGGTGATAAAAAAGCAGTACCAGTTCTTATAGAAGCATTAAAAGATAAAGATGTCAGTGTTCGCCGTCATGCTGCCGGTGCATTAGGTAAAATAGGTGATGAAAGGGCTATTAAACCTTTGCTGGATGCTATGGATGATGAGAAGTGGTATGTTCGCTTACAAGTAGAAGAAGCCATACAGGAGCTTAATAATCGCCTGAAGGAAAATCAAGAAAAAGAGAATTAA
- a CDS encoding HIT family protein produces MSIECPYCEKLVEYNFGDPLLQTDHWIVFLAPNQSNLATCVVALKRNHKTLSGLKTDEWQDFIKLLERMESSVKNAFDATLFNWGCLMNTFYLEDTLEPHLHWHFIPRYNHPVEFAGHIFEDPHFGYMRPRPPKKISKDVREEIANEIRKFL; encoded by the coding sequence ATGAGTATTGAATGTCCTTACTGCGAGAAATTGGTTGAATATAACTTTGGAGATCCACTGCTGCAGACTGATCACTGGATTGTGTTTTTAGCCCCTAATCAAAGCAATCTGGCAACCTGTGTAGTGGCACTTAAAAGGAACCACAAGACTTTGTCCGGCCTTAAAACAGATGAATGGCAGGATTTCATCAAACTCCTGGAGAGAATGGAATCATCAGTGAAAAATGCATTTGATGCTACTCTTTTTAACTGGGGCTGTTTAATGAACACTTTTTATCTGGAAGACACTTTAGAGCCTCATTTACACTGGCATTTTATACCACGTTACAACCACCCGGTAGAATTTGCAGGACACATCTTTGAGGATCCGCATTTTGGTTACATGCGCCCTAGACCACCTAAAAAAATATCAAAAGATGTTAGGGAAGAAATAGCCAATGAGATAAGAAAATTTTTATAA
- a CDS encoding MFS transporter: MATERGSSSTVLTSKSTQIVCLTSVVISSFLIPFMGSSVNIALPLIQNDLSVDILILGWIPMAFVLANAALVLTFGRLADIHGRKKVFTWGLIVYILASFLAGFSNSGTILVLFSFLQGVGCAMIFATGVALLISIFPHKRRGEILGIYLTSVYVGLFMGPLLGGFLAQWLGWRSIFFANIPLGLFALILILAGFEGEWKSSSGKRFDKKGSIIYIVSLSTFIYGVSTFQDFSGKILLMVGLMGLIIFLHMERKSKNPVLPVTVFKNQTTKFSGLALLMITVATSGIWTLLSLYLQDLRGLDPFISALILAVQPMAVAFLSPLVGRMADKSDKSFLNITGTILCTIGLLILAIVGERSSLTLVLGGLLIIGVGMGFFSTPTNRNFLKSLTSTFYAVGSAALSTMVYVGQTVSLGVLLFILTIYMGNAQLTAEKYPLFMDGMHISFIIFAIFSLLAAYFTLRVKEKNQ, from the coding sequence ATGGCTACTGAAAGGGGTTCATCAAGTACAGTGCTTACCAGTAAATCAACTCAAATAGTATGTTTGACTTCGGTTGTAATTAGCTCCTTTTTAATACCTTTTATGGGATCATCAGTTAACATAGCCCTCCCACTAATCCAAAATGATCTATCAGTTGATATTCTTATTTTAGGGTGGATTCCAATGGCATTTGTTCTGGCTAATGCTGCATTGGTATTGACCTTCGGTAGGTTAGCAGACATACATGGTCGTAAGAAAGTTTTCACCTGGGGATTAATAGTTTATATATTAGCTTCTTTTTTGGCTGGTTTCTCAAATTCAGGGACGATTCTGGTTTTATTCAGTTTTCTGCAGGGAGTAGGATGTGCCATGATCTTCGCCACTGGAGTGGCTCTCCTGATATCTATTTTCCCCCATAAACGGAGGGGTGAAATTTTAGGTATCTATCTCACTTCGGTTTATGTGGGTCTTTTTATGGGACCCTTGCTGGGAGGTTTCCTGGCCCAGTGGTTAGGATGGAGAAGTATATTTTTTGCCAACATCCCCCTGGGTTTGTTTGCATTAATCCTAATCCTTGCAGGCTTTGAAGGTGAATGGAAAAGTAGCTCTGGTAAGAGATTCGATAAAAAAGGTTCCATCATTTACATAGTTTCCCTATCCACTTTTATTTATGGGGTTTCAACATTTCAAGATTTTTCAGGCAAAATTTTACTAATGGTAGGTTTAATGGGTTTAATTATATTTTTGCACATGGAAAGAAAATCTAAAAATCCAGTTTTGCCAGTTACCGTCTTTAAAAACCAAACCACTAAATTCTCAGGATTAGCTCTTTTAATGATTACTGTTGCTACATCAGGAATTTGGACTCTTCTTAGCTTATACTTGCAGGATCTTAGGGGTTTGGATCCATTTATTTCTGCACTAATTCTGGCTGTTCAGCCAATGGCGGTGGCTTTTTTATCACCATTAGTAGGTCGTATGGCTGATAAGAGCGATAAAAGTTTCCTGAACATAACTGGAACCATATTATGCACCATTGGACTTTTAATACTTGCCATTGTAGGTGAAAGATCTTCCTTAACCCTGGTTTTAGGGGGATTATTAATAATCGGGGTGGGAATGGGATTTTTCTCTACTCCCACTAATCGTAATTTTCTTAAATCATTAACCAGTACTTTTTATGCTGTTGGGTCTGCTGCACTTTCTACAATGGTATATGTTGGTCAGACAGTGAGTTTAGGGGTTCTTTTATTTATTCTTACTATTTATATGGGAAATGCACAATTAACAGCTGAAAAATATCCTTTATTTATGGATGGAATGCATATCTCTTTCATAATATTCGCTATTTTTAGTTTATTAGCAGCATATTTCACTTTAAGAGTCAAAGAGAAAAATCAATAA